One region of Streptomyces davaonensis JCM 4913 genomic DNA includes:
- a CDS encoding succinate dehydrogenase/fumarate reductase iron-sulfur subunit, with protein sequence MKLTLRVWRQKNADADGAMSTYDVDGISSDMSFLEMLDTLNEELILKGEDPVAFDHDCREGICGACSLVINGDAHGPERTTTCQLHMRSFKDGDTIDIEPWRASAFPVIKDLVVDRSAFDRIIQAGGYITAPTGAAPEAHATPVPKPDADFAFEHAECIGCGACVAACPNGAAMLFTSAKVNHLNVLPQGAPERESRVLDMVAQMDDEGFGGCTLTGECATACPKGIPLVSITSMNKEWLRATRKSAKR encoded by the coding sequence ATGAAGCTCACCCTGCGCGTCTGGCGGCAGAAGAACGCCGACGCCGACGGCGCCATGTCCACGTACGACGTGGACGGCATCTCCTCCGACATGTCGTTCCTGGAGATGCTCGACACGCTCAACGAGGAGCTCATCCTCAAGGGCGAGGACCCGGTGGCCTTCGACCACGACTGCCGTGAGGGCATCTGCGGCGCGTGCTCCCTGGTCATCAACGGCGATGCGCACGGCCCCGAGCGCACGACGACGTGTCAGCTGCACATGCGGTCCTTCAAGGACGGCGACACGATCGACATCGAGCCGTGGCGGGCTTCCGCCTTCCCGGTGATCAAGGACCTGGTGGTGGACCGGTCGGCGTTCGACCGGATCATCCAGGCCGGCGGTTACATCACCGCGCCCACCGGGGCCGCCCCGGAGGCGCACGCGACGCCGGTGCCCAAGCCGGACGCCGACTTCGCCTTCGAGCACGCCGAGTGCATCGGCTGCGGCGCGTGCGTCGCCGCCTGCCCGAACGGCGCGGCGATGCTGTTCACCTCCGCCAAGGTCAACCACCTCAACGTGCTGCCGCAGGGCGCTCCCGAGCGGGAGAGCCGGGTGCTGGACATGGTGGCGCAGATGGACGACGAGGGCTTCGGCGGCTGCACGCTGACGGGCGAGTGCGCGACCGCGTGCCCGAAGGGCATCCCGCTGGTCTCCATCACGAGCATGAACAAGGAGTGGCTGCGGGCGACCCGTAAGTCCGCGAAGCGGTAG
- a CDS encoding fumarate reductase/succinate dehydrogenase flavoprotein subunit, with protein sequence MTYTDYLTGEPVVDSKAPQGPVNERWDKRRFEAKLVNPANRRKHTVIVVGTGLAGGSAGATLAEQGYHVVQFCYQDSPRRAHSIAAQGGINAAKNYRNDGDSVHRLFYDTVKGGDFRARESNVHRLAQISVEIIDQCVAQGVPFAREYGGLLDTRSFGGVQVSRTFYARGQTGQQLLLGAYQALSRQIAAGNVEMHPRTEMLDLIVVDGRARGIVARDLITGKIDTYFADAVVLASGGYGNVFYLSTNAMNSNATAVWRAHRRGAYFANPCFTQIHPTCIPRTGDHQSKLTLMSESLRNDGRIWVPKAKGDDRPANKIPEDERDYYLERIYPSFGNLVPRDIASRAAKNVCDEGRGVGPGGQGVYLDFADAIKRMGRKAVEAKYGNLFDMYQRITDEDPYQVPMRIYPAVHYTMGGLWVDYDLQTTIPGLFAVGEANFSDHGANRLGASALMQGLADGYFVLPATINDYLARNPHQESVTTEHPAVQEVLTETEDRIGRLLSVDGDRTPDSFHREVGELMWEFCGMARSDTGLRKALERIPQIREEFWRRIKVPGTGEEFNQSLEKANRVVDYLELAELMCLDALHRAESCGGHFREESQTADGEAERRDEEFSYAAAWEFTGTGEAPTLHKEDLVFEYVHPTQRSYA encoded by the coding sequence ATGACCTACACCGACTACCTGACCGGCGAGCCGGTCGTCGACTCCAAGGCGCCGCAGGGCCCCGTCAACGAGCGCTGGGACAAGCGCCGTTTCGAGGCCAAGCTGGTCAACCCCGCCAACCGCCGCAAGCACACGGTGATCGTCGTGGGGACGGGTCTGGCCGGCGGCTCCGCCGGTGCCACCCTCGCCGAACAGGGCTACCACGTCGTCCAGTTCTGCTACCAGGACTCCCCGCGCCGCGCCCACTCCATCGCCGCGCAGGGCGGTATCAACGCGGCGAAGAACTACCGCAACGACGGCGACTCCGTGCACCGCCTGTTCTACGACACCGTCAAGGGCGGCGACTTCCGGGCCCGTGAGTCCAACGTCCACCGCCTGGCGCAGATCTCGGTCGAGATCATCGACCAGTGCGTCGCCCAGGGCGTGCCGTTCGCGCGTGAGTACGGCGGTCTCCTCGACACCCGCTCCTTCGGCGGTGTTCAGGTGTCGCGGACCTTCTACGCCCGTGGCCAGACGGGCCAGCAGCTCCTGCTCGGCGCCTACCAGGCGCTCAGCAGGCAGATCGCCGCGGGCAACGTCGAGATGCACCCGCGGACCGAGATGCTCGACCTGATCGTCGTGGATGGGCGGGCGCGCGGGATCGTGGCCCGGGATCTCATCACCGGCAAGATCGACACCTACTTCGCGGACGCCGTCGTCCTGGCGAGCGGCGGCTACGGCAACGTCTTCTACCTGTCGACGAACGCCATGAACTCCAACGCCACCGCCGTCTGGCGGGCGCACCGGCGCGGCGCCTACTTCGCCAACCCCTGCTTCACGCAGATTCACCCCACCTGCATCCCGCGCACCGGCGACCACCAGTCCAAGCTGACGCTGATGAGCGAGTCGCTGCGCAACGACGGCCGGATCTGGGTGCCGAAGGCCAAGGGCGACGACCGGCCCGCCAACAAGATCCCCGAGGACGAGCGCGACTACTACCTGGAGCGCATCTACCCGTCCTTCGGCAACCTCGTGCCCCGTGACATCGCCTCCCGCGCCGCGAAGAACGTCTGCGACGAGGGCAGGGGAGTGGGTCCCGGCGGCCAGGGCGTCTACCTCGACTTCGCCGACGCCATCAAGCGCATGGGCCGCAAGGCCGTCGAGGCGAAGTACGGCAACCTCTTCGACATGTACCAGCGGATCACCGACGAGGATCCGTACCAGGTGCCGATGCGGATCTACCCCGCCGTGCACTACACGATGGGCGGACTCTGGGTCGACTACGACCTCCAGACCACCATCCCGGGCCTGTTCGCGGTCGGCGAGGCCAACTTCTCCGACCACGGCGCCAACCGGCTCGGCGCCTCCGCGCTGATGCAGGGCCTGGCCGACGGCTACTTCGTGCTCCCGGCCACCATCAACGACTACCTGGCCCGCAACCCGCACCAGGAGTCGGTGACCACCGAACACCCGGCCGTCCAGGAGGTGTTGACCGAGACCGAGGACCGGATCGGCCGCCTGCTCTCGGTGGACGGCGACCGCACCCCGGACTCCTTCCACCGCGAAGTCGGCGAACTCATGTGGGAGTTCTGCGGCATGGCCCGCAGCGACACCGGGCTGCGCAAGGCGCTGGAGCGCATTCCGCAGATCCGTGAGGAGTTCTGGCGGCGGATCAAGGTGCCCGGCACCGGCGAGGAGTTCAACCAGTCGCTGGAGAAGGCCAACCGCGTCGTCGACTACCTGGAGCTCGCCGAGCTGATGTGCCTCGACGCGCTGCACCGCGCCGAGTCCTGCGGCGGTCACTTCCGAGAGGAGTCGCAGACCGCCGACGGCGAGGCCGAGCGCCGCGACGAGGAGTTCTCCTACGCGGCCGCCTGGGAGTTCACCGGCACCGGCGAGGCGCCGACCCTGCACAAGGAAGACCTGGTCTTCGAGTACGTCCACCCCACTCAGCGGAGCTACGCATGA
- a CDS encoding succinate dehydrogenase cytochrome b subunit — protein MARTVWDSSVGKKTVMAVSGLIMLSYLVVHMMGNLKIFFGAGEFNEYAHWLRTVGEPFMHYEWTLWLVRIVLVVAVIAHGVSAYQLSRRDIKARPSKYVHKKPRASYATRTMRWGGIILALFIVWHLLDLTTGTVHSGGFEEGRPYQNVVDTFSTWYGNVIYIVAVLAVGMHIRHGFWSAAQTLGAGSRSRDRALKTVANVLALVLTCGFLAVPVGVMTGVVS, from the coding sequence ATGGCACGCACGGTGTGGGACAGCTCCGTCGGCAAGAAGACCGTCATGGCGGTCAGCGGGCTGATCATGCTGTCGTATCTGGTCGTCCACATGATGGGAAACCTGAAGATCTTCTTCGGGGCCGGTGAGTTCAACGAGTACGCCCACTGGCTGCGCACGGTCGGCGAGCCCTTCATGCACTACGAGTGGACGCTCTGGCTGGTCCGGATCGTGCTCGTGGTCGCGGTGATCGCGCACGGCGTCTCCGCCTACCAGCTCAGCCGCCGCGACATCAAGGCGCGGCCCAGCAAGTACGTGCACAAGAAGCCGCGGGCGAGCTACGCCACCCGCACCATGCGCTGGGGCGGGATCATCCTCGCCCTGTTCATCGTCTGGCACCTCCTCGACCTGACGACCGGCACCGTGCACTCGGGCGGCTTCGAGGAGGGGCGCCCGTACCAGAACGTCGTGGACACCTTCTCCACCTGGTACGGCAACGTCATCTACATCGTCGCGGTCCTCGCCGTCGGCATGCACATCCGGCACGGCTTCTGGAGCGCCGCCCAGACCCTGGGCGCCGGCAGCCGCAGCCGCGACCGCGCCCTGAAGACCGTCGCCAACGTTCTCGCGCTTGTGCTCACCTGCGGCTTCCTCGCCGTGCCCGTGGGCGTCATGACCGGAGTGGTGAGCTGA
- a CDS encoding LysR family transcriptional regulator encodes MQFQQLQYFVAVAETRHFTRAADLVHVAQPSLSQQIKALERELGADLFLRARGNITLTDAGEALLPLARRILADADTARLEVQELVQLRSGRVRLGATPSLCTGLLPDVLRAFHDRYPGIRLMIEEGGSHDLVRHLARGALDLALVVLPLPTPSPALATVELLREDLVVVSSPDAAKPGHGKRTVRIADLEGERLVMFRHGYDLRELTVAACRAEGFEPDFAVEGGEMDAVLGFVRAGLGMAVVPRMVAARAGRGLRVTPLARPGLHRTIALAHRSDVAPPRAARELQRMLLEH; translated from the coding sequence ATGCAGTTCCAGCAGCTCCAGTACTTCGTGGCGGTCGCCGAGACCCGCCACTTCACCCGGGCCGCCGACCTGGTCCACGTGGCGCAGCCGTCGCTGTCCCAGCAGATCAAGGCCCTGGAGCGGGAGCTCGGCGCCGACCTGTTCCTGCGGGCCCGCGGCAACATCACGCTCACCGACGCCGGCGAGGCGCTGCTTCCGCTGGCCCGGCGCATCCTGGCCGACGCGGATACAGCCCGGCTCGAAGTCCAGGAGCTGGTCCAGTTGCGCAGCGGTCGGGTCCGGCTGGGGGCGACCCCGAGCCTGTGCACGGGCCTGCTGCCGGACGTCCTGCGCGCCTTCCACGACCGCTACCCCGGCATCCGCCTCATGATCGAGGAGGGCGGCTCCCACGACCTGGTACGCCATCTGGCGCGCGGCGCGCTGGATCTGGCCCTGGTCGTGCTGCCCCTGCCGACCCCGTCCCCGGCGCTGGCCACGGTGGAACTGCTGCGCGAGGACCTGGTGGTGGTCTCCTCCCCCGACGCCGCCAAACCGGGCCATGGCAAGCGGACGGTACGCATCGCCGATCTGGAGGGCGAGCGCCTGGTGATGTTCCGGCACGGCTACGACCTGCGCGAACTCACCGTCGCCGCCTGCCGCGCGGAGGGCTTCGAACCGGACTTCGCCGTCGAGGGCGGCGAGATGGACGCGGTGCTGGGCTTCGTCCGGGCAGGTCTGGGCATGGCCGTGGTCCCACGCATGGTGGCGGCCCGGGCAGGCCGGGGCCTACGGGTCACCCCACTGGCCCGCCCCGGCCTGCACCGCACGATCGCACTGGCCCACCGCAGTGACGTGGCACCACCGCGCGCCGCACGAGAGCTTCAGCGCATGCTGCTGGAGCACTAG
- a CDS encoding IS701 family transposase, producing the protein MTPDEIALVRGELETFAAEVFEPFARRDQRRWGQVYLRGLLTDGQRKSVEPMAARLGEDGNRQALANFITTSPWDPAHIRAQLAWRMEERIGPDAFVFDDTGFLKDGTASACVSRQYTGTAGKVTNCQVGVSLHLASDHASAAVNWRLFLPQSWDPASPKADADKVARRTACGIPDDVGHVEKWQLALDMLDETRSWGIEVPLAVADAGYGDAAAFRNGLQERGLNYVVGISTTLSAQPADAVPVAEPHSGSGRPPVAKYPDKPRPVKELVIAAGRKAARPVQWREGSRPGTGRSGRKRMYSRFVALRIRPAGREVRQHVDGPELPVCWLLAEWPAGESEPVQYWLSDLPSGMPLTTLVRLAKLRWRIEHDYREMKQALGLAHFEGRTWNGWHHHVTLVSVAHAFCTLQRLARTPKEAAPA; encoded by the coding sequence GTGACTCCGGACGAGATTGCGTTGGTGCGTGGTGAGTTGGAGACGTTCGCGGCGGAGGTGTTCGAGCCGTTTGCGCGCAGGGATCAGCGACGGTGGGGGCAGGTCTATCTGCGGGGGCTGCTGACCGACGGGCAGCGTAAATCGGTCGAGCCGATGGCCGCCCGCCTGGGTGAGGACGGGAACCGGCAGGCACTGGCCAACTTCATCACCACCAGTCCCTGGGACCCGGCACACATCCGGGCCCAGCTCGCCTGGCGGATGGAGGAGAGGATCGGGCCCGACGCCTTCGTCTTCGACGACACAGGGTTCCTCAAGGACGGGACTGCCTCGGCGTGTGTGTCGCGGCAGTACACCGGCACGGCCGGCAAGGTCACCAATTGCCAGGTCGGCGTCTCCCTCCACCTCGCGTCCGACCACGCCTCGGCGGCGGTCAACTGGCGGTTGTTCCTGCCCCAGAGCTGGGATCCCGCCTCGCCGAAGGCCGATGCGGACAAGGTCGCCCGCCGCACAGCCTGCGGTATCCCGGACGATGTCGGGCATGTGGAGAAGTGGCAGCTGGCCCTGGATATGCTCGACGAGACCCGCTCCTGGGGCATCGAGGTGCCGCTGGCCGTCGCGGACGCCGGATACGGTGACGCCGCCGCGTTCCGGAACGGACTGCAGGAACGCGGCCTGAACTACGTGGTGGGGATCTCCACCACGCTGTCTGCCCAGCCCGCCGACGCGGTGCCGGTGGCCGAACCGCACTCCGGGTCCGGACGCCCGCCGGTGGCGAAGTATCCCGACAAGCCGCGGCCGGTGAAGGAGCTGGTCATCGCGGCGGGCCGGAAGGCGGCCCGGCCGGTGCAGTGGCGGGAGGGCTCCCGGCCCGGCACCGGCCGCTCCGGCCGCAAGCGGATGTACTCCCGCTTCGTGGCGCTGCGGATCCGGCCCGCCGGACGCGAGGTCCGCCAGCACGTCGACGGCCCGGAACTGCCTGTGTGCTGGCTGCTGGCCGAATGGCCGGCCGGCGAGAGCGAGCCGGTGCAGTACTGGCTGTCCGACCTGCCCTCCGGCATGCCCCTGACCACACTGGTCCGCCTCGCCAAACTCCGCTGGCGCATCGAGCACGACTACCGGGAGATGAAACAGGCCCTGGGACTCGCCCACTTCGAGGGCCGGACCTGGAACGGATGGCACCACCACGTCACCCTCGTCTCCGTCGCGCACGCCTTCTGCACGCTGCAACGACTGGCCCGGACCCCAAAAGAAGCAGCGCCGGCCTGA